A genome region from bacterium includes the following:
- a CDS encoding nucleotidyltransferase family protein: MKIEKKFKRLKEIKADIQKSYFIKQIGVFGSYIRKEEESESDLDILVEFYKPIDIFKFMELERFLSEELNIKVDLVSKKALKPFIGREILKEVVYV, translated from the coding sequence ATGAAAATAGAGAAGAAATTCAAAAGATTAAAAGAAATAAAAGCAGACATTCAAAAAAGTTATTTTATAAAACAAATTGGGGTGTTTGGCTCATATATTAGAAAGGAAGAGGAATCTGAGAGTGATTTAGATATTTTGGTTGAATTCTATAAACCAATAGATATTTTTAAATTTATGGAATTAGAAAGATTTCTCTCCGAAGAATTAAATATTAAAGTAGACCTTGTAAGTAAAAAAGCCTTGAAGCCTTTTATAGGAAGAGAGATTTTAAAGGAAGTAGTATATGTCTAA
- a CDS encoding isoprenylcysteine carboxylmethyltransferase family protein: protein MKSRFQDILFILFAVVVIPFCYWTCGMRGLAVLAWAFFLPLYVLRLVIWSFWTRLKSWLSAKCTAISWNILAFGVGGTLGIIVWFVLSTILNVPRFILPKWLQMLGFLIATVGLILALWAQWLLGLQTAILTTRIFGKDKQEERRVVSTGPYAIFPHPIFLGEWLTIIGCFLLTSQISLLMLLLIAFLSDMFAASREERDLQERFGEEYKTYRSRFSVWKQL from the coding sequence ATGAAAAGTAGATTCCAAGATATACTATTCATACTTTTTGCTGTTGTAGTCATACCATTTTGCTATTGGACTTGTGGTATGAGAGGTCTTGCTGTTTTGGCATGGGCTTTTTTCTTACCACTCTATGTGCTGCGACTTGTAATCTGGTCTTTCTGGACAAGGTTGAAATCCTGGTTATCAGCTAAATGTACAGCCATATCCTGGAATATATTGGCATTCGGAGTCGGGGGAACTTTGGGAATTATTGTGTGGTTTGTGTTGTCCACAATCCTAAATGTTCCAAGATTTATCTTGCCCAAATGGTTGCAAATGCTCGGGTTTCTTATTGCAACAGTGGGATTAATATTGGCATTGTGGGCACAATGGCTTCTTGGCCTTCAAACTGCCATTCTTACGACTCGTATATTTGGCAAGGACAAACAAGAAGAGCGAAGAGTAGTCAGTACGGGTCCATACGCTATATTCCCTCATCCGATATTTTTAGGTGAGTGGTTAACTATAATTGGATGCTTTCTTTTAACATCACAGATTTCTCTGCTCATGTTATTATTGATTGCTTTTTTATCAGACATGTTTGCGGCGAGCAGAGAAGAAAGAGATTTGCAAGAGCGATTTGGGGAGGAATACAAAACTTATCGCTCGCGGTTCTCCGTTTGGAAGCAATTGTAA
- a CDS encoding DUF86 domain-containing protein has product MSKSEFRDSLVDVWKEIEHIERFSTSLNYEGLMEDEKTLYAIVRCFEIIGEAVKNIPEEVKENYCQIPWKDMGGMRHKLIHEYFGVDYEILWETIKHRIPELRREWLKILEDYELKEIQS; this is encoded by the coding sequence ATGTCTAAGAGCGAGTTTAGAGATTCTTTGGTAGATGTTTGGAAAGAAATAGAACATATAGAAAGGTTTTCAACATCTCTTAATTATGAAGGATTGATGGAAGACGAGAAAACTCTGTATGCAATTGTAAGGTGTTTTGAAATTATTGGCGAGGCAGTAAAGAATATTCCAGAAGAGGTTAAAGAAAACTATTGCCAAATTCCATGGAAAGATATGGGGGGAATGAGGCACAAATTAATTCATGAATACTTTGGGGTTGACTATGAAATATTATGGGAGACCATAAAACATAGAATCCCAGAACTAAGAAGGGAATGGTTAAAGATACTGGAAGATTATGAATTAAAAGAGATTCAGAGCTAA
- the rnhA gene encoding ribonuclease HI, translated as MSPKKKKQYYVVIQGHKPGIYDKWYGPGGAAEQVVGFPEALYKGFYTQEEIHKWLKEPGETSFLLERIPELLDKPACSPLEDSNALIKRREVVIYTDGAAISNPGPGGYGVILLHKGRRKELSGGYRLTTNNRMELRACIVGLKALKFKCSVVIWTDSKYVIHGITKGWARRWRANNWMRGPENKAENPDLWAELLELCEKHDVKFRWVKGHDGNPQNERCDQLANKMARRRDLPADEVYETMKIKKDR; from the coding sequence ATGAGCCCAAAAAAGAAAAAACAATACTATGTAGTCATACAGGGGCATAAGCCGGGAATCTACGATAAATGGTATGGACCAGGCGGTGCCGCAGAACAAGTTGTGGGATTTCCTGAAGCGCTTTATAAAGGATTCTACACTCAGGAAGAAATACATAAGTGGTTGAAGGAACCTGGTGAAACATCCTTTCTATTGGAGCGTATTCCTGAATTACTCGACAAACCTGCTTGTTCACCACTTGAAGATTCCAATGCTTTGATTAAAAGAAGAGAGGTAGTGATTTACACCGACGGAGCGGCTATTAGCAATCCAGGACCCGGTGGTTATGGCGTGATTCTCCTTCACAAAGGGCGGAGGAAAGAACTATCCGGCGGTTACCGTCTGACGACTAATAATCGCATGGAACTGCGTGCTTGTATCGTTGGACTCAAGGCTTTGAAGTTCAAGTGTTCAGTGGTTATCTGGACTGACTCAAAGTATGTAATTCACGGTATTACTAAAGGCTGGGCAAGGCGATGGCGCGCCAACAACTGGATGCGTGGTCCAGAAAATAAGGCCGAAAATCCAGATTTATGGGCAGAGTTACTTGAGTTGTGTGAAAAACACGATGTGAAATTTAGATGGGTAAAGGGACATGATGGCAATCCGCAAAACGAACGATGTGACCAATTGGCAAACAAAATGGCCAGACGAAGAGATTTGCCAGCAGACGAAGTTTATGAAACCATGAAAATCAAAAAGGACAGATAA